A stretch of the Candidatus Nealsonbacteria bacterium genome encodes the following:
- a CDS encoding peptidoglycan bridge formation glycyltransferase FemA/FemB family protein, with the protein MGFKIREINNKKVWEEFLSRTNEKTFLQSWNWGEFQKVTGNKIWRLGVYTEDNLLGLTLVIKITARRGVFLFCPHGPVIKEQKTENRKQILREFINVLKEIAGEEGASFIRIAPIWERNRENIKIFKTLGFREAPIHMHPELTWMLDITPDEEQLLMQMRKTTRYLIRQAQKNPDVIISNSQKLDNVEKFNELYQITVDRHNFIPFSLDYLKNEVSAFLSDNQVVIFLGRYKEEILGSAIVIYWQGTAFYHQGASSLKYPKIPVSYLLQWEAIKEAKKRGCKIYNFWGIASTDSSRHPWAGLTLFKKGFGGYEKEYVKTQDLPLSKKYWLNYFVEKLRKTRRGL; encoded by the coding sequence ATGGGCTTTAAAATTAGAGAAATAAATAATAAAAAAGTCTGGGAAGAATTTTTATCGAGGACTAATGAAAAGACCTTTCTACAATCTTGGAACTGGGGGGAATTTCAGAAAGTAACGGGAAATAAGATTTGGAGATTGGGGGTTTATACAGAAGATAATTTATTGGGCTTAACTTTGGTTATTAAGATTACAGCTAGGAGGGGAGTTTTTTTGTTTTGTCCGCACGGGCCAGTTATCAAAGAACAAAAAACAGAGAACAGAAAACAAATTTTAAGAGAGTTTATCAATGTATTGAAAGAAATTGCCGGGGAAGAAGGGGCGAGCTTTATCAGAATTGCTCCGATTTGGGAAAGAAACCGAGAAAACATTAAAATCTTCAAAACTCTGGGATTCAGGGAAGCCCCTATTCATATGCATCCTGAGTTAACCTGGATGTTAGATATTACGCCGGACGAAGAGCAACTTTTAATGCAAATGCGCAAAACCACTCGTTATTTAATTCGCCAGGCCCAGAAGAACCCAGATGTTATAATTAGCAACAGTCAGAAGTTAGACAATGTTGAAAAATTTAATGAACTTTATCAAATAACAGTTGATCGACACAATTTTATTCCTTTTTCGTTAGACTACCTCAAAAATGAAGTCTCAGCATTTTTATCAGATAATCAGGTAGTAATATTTTTAGGTAGATATAAAGAAGAAATATTAGGTTCTGCTATTGTAATCTATTGGCAGGGAACTGCTTTCTATCATCAAGGAGCTTCATCTTTAAAATATCCGAAAATTCCCGTATCTTACCTTTTACAATGGGAAGCCATTAAAGAAGCCAAAAAAAGAGGTTGCAAAATTTATAACTTCTGGGGGATTGCTTCAACTGATTCTTCAAGGCATCCCTGGGCGGGTCTTACTTTATTTAAGAAAGGCTTTGGCGGATATGAAAAAGAATATGTTAAAACTCAGGATTTACCACTATCGAAAAAATATTGGCTAAATTATTTTGTCGAGAAATTAAGAAAAACCAGAAGGGGATTATAA
- a CDS encoding FtsQ-type POTRA domain-containing protein, with translation MITRRFRKPYRIRKKKSILRNRFFWLGIIIIIIAGAIFYFLFFSKTFQIKQTIVTGEEKVSEESLKLLIEKRLENRILFFKTRSLFLVNLNGIKDDILDNFPQIAEVKVSQSFPDTINIIVVERLDLAIWCQTEHCFLLDRKGIIFDLVRNDISTESEKVPGEIVLTKIIDRRDISSFNLGDQIIEEDVLVSILDIKKHIKGNLEIEIEEFVILNPGRLNVKTAEGWEIYFDLQKDISWQLTKLNLVLKEEIPPEERGNLDYIELRFTRVYYKYKAGD, from the coding sequence ATGATTACCAGGAGATTTAGAAAACCTTACCGGATTAGAAAGAAAAAATCGATTTTACGCAATCGATTTTTTTGGCTAGGCATTATAATCATTATTATTGCCGGAGCTATTTTTTATTTTTTATTTTTTTCAAAGACTTTCCAGATTAAACAAACTATTGTTACCGGCGAAGAAAAGGTCTCAGAAGAAAGTCTTAAATTATTAATAGAAAAAAGGTTAGAAAATAGAATATTGTTTTTTAAGACAAGAAGCCTTTTCTTGGTTAACTTAAATGGAATAAAAGATGATATTTTAGATAACTTTCCCCAGATAGCAGAAGTTAAAGTCAGTCAAAGTTTCCCTGATACTATTAATATTATTGTAGTAGAAAGATTGGATTTGGCAATTTGGTGCCAAACAGAACATTGTTTTTTACTTGATAGAAAAGGAATAATTTTTGACTTAGTTAGAAATGACATTTCTACTGAATCTGAGAAGGTTCCGGGCGAAATTGTTTTGACAAAGATTATAGACAGAAGAGATATAAGTTCTTTTAATTTGGGAGATCAAATCATTGAAGAAGATGTTTTAGTATCGATTCTCGACATTAAAAAACACATAAAAGGAAATCTTGAAATAGAAATAGAAGAGTTTGTTATTCTTAATCCAGGAAGGTTGAACGTTAAAACCGCCGAAGGCTGGGAGATTTATTTTGATCTTCAAAAGGATATCTCCTGGCAGCTGACAAAATTAAATTTGGTTTTAAAAGAAGAAATCCCCCCGGAAGAAAGAGGGAATTTAGATTATATCGAGCTAAGGTTCACCAGGGTCTACTATAAATATAAAGCAGGAGATTAA
- a CDS encoding phospholipid carrier-dependent glycosyltransferase, translating to MSKLRSPNDLTYIIAGILLLSMFLMAIFSILEDSFTFDETAHVSAGYSYLTQKDMRLNPEHPPLIKDLAAIPLLFLNLNFPKDDSSWIQDEKPVWWHQFDFAYQFLYRSGNDPDQILFWSRLPMILLLIFLGWFIFLWTRKLFGNKAALLSLFLFVFSPNFLAHGRLVTTDVAAAAGAVLGIYYFLKFLKTPTYKNIILAGIAFAIAQLLKFSLILLFPLFIIIFFLWIIFKVEKEKIKQFFSYGVKIILVFIIAFLLIWPVYQYHVLNLPTEKIEDYAQEFLKDHPLNNILPNLPLKLGTPAEIVGWMAERPILKPWSHYFLGVFMATGRAAGGNTTYFLGEISAAGWIQYFPIVYIIKEPLAFHILTLITLLFVAYSIKRLLASTEQVRPELTAEGLSRMSWRQTLSRLRNWIKDHFTEFVFLVWLLIYWGTSLSSNLNIGVRHLLPTFPFVYILVGGGIIVLLKTERNRLFKLIKYSILIILILWQAVSVIKTYPHFLSYFNETVGGPNNGHTYAVDSNLDWGQDLKRLKTWIEKEGINEIYVDYFGGGDTTYYLGKRFRPWQGRWNPKKLPKGSYLAVSVTLLQGGKGQPAYGFDQPVGYYLWLDKYKLIKKIGYSIFVYYID from the coding sequence ATGTCAAAATTGAGGTCTCCAAATGACTTGACCTATATTATCGCTGGAATATTGCTTCTATCTATGTTCTTGATGGCTATTTTCAGTATACTCGAGGATTCTTTTACTTTTGACGAAACTGCCCATGTCTCAGCTGGCTATTCCTATCTAACTCAAAAGGATATGAGGCTTAATCCGGAGCATCCCCCATTAATCAAAGACCTTGCTGCTATCCCGCTTCTGTTTCTAAATCTTAATTTCCCAAAAGATGATTCATCTTGGATTCAAGACGAGAAACCTGTCTGGTGGCATCAATTCGATTTTGCCTATCAATTTTTATACCGTTCAGGCAACGATCCTGACCAAATCTTATTCTGGTCGAGGCTGCCCATGATTTTATTATTGATATTTTTAGGATGGTTTATCTTCCTCTGGACAAGAAAACTTTTTGGAAACAAGGCTGCGCTTCTGTCCTTGTTTCTGTTTGTTTTCTCACCTAATTTTCTCGCTCACGGCAGATTGGTCACCACAGATGTCGCCGCGGCGGCCGGAGCAGTTCTGGGTATTTACTACTTTCTAAAATTCTTAAAAACCCCTACTTATAAGAATATTATTTTAGCTGGTATTGCTTTTGCAATAGCTCAACTTTTAAAATTCTCTTTAATCCTTCTCTTTCCTCTTTTTATCATTATCTTCTTTCTTTGGATAATATTTAAAGTTGAGAAAGAAAAAATTAAACAATTTTTCTCTTATGGTGTAAAGATTATTCTGGTTTTTATCATTGCTTTTCTTTTAATCTGGCCTGTATACCAATATCATGTTTTAAACTTACCCACAGAAAAGATAGAAGATTATGCTCAAGAGTTTTTAAAAGACCATCCCCTTAATAATATTTTGCCTAATCTTCCCTTGAAACTGGGGACTCCCGCAGAAATTGTCGGTTGGATGGCAGAACGTCCGATTCTAAAGCCTTGGAGTCATTATTTTTTAGGTGTTTTTATGGCTACAGGAAGGGCGGCCGGCGGTAATACTACTTACTTTTTAGGAGAAATTTCAGCTGCAGGCTGGATTCAATACTTCCCTATTGTTTATATTATTAAGGAACCCTTGGCTTTTCATATTTTAACTTTGATAACTTTGCTTTTCGTCGCTTACTCAATAAAGAGGCTTTTGGCTTCGACTGAGCAGGTTCGTCCTGAGCTCACTGCCGAAGGGCTCAGCCGAATGTCCTGGAGGCAAACTCTTTCCCGTCTTAGAAATTGGATAAAAGATCACTTCACTGAATTTGTTTTCTTGGTTTGGCTTCTGATATATTGGGGAACAAGTTTAAGCAGCAACTTAAACATTGGCGTCCGACACCTGCTTCCCACCTTTCCTTTTGTTTATATTCTGGTCGGCGGCGGGATCATTGTTTTATTAAAAACAGAAAGAAATCGCCTGTTCAAACTTATTAAATACTCAATTTTAATTATTTTAATTCTCTGGCAGGCTGTTTCGGTTATAAAAACTTATCCTCATTTTCTTTCTTATTTCAATGAAACAGTCGGCGGGCCAAATAATGGCCATACTTATGCTGTTGATTCCAATCTAGACTGGGGCCAGGATTTAAAGAGATTAAAAACGTGGATAGAAAAAGAAGGAATTAATGAAATTTACGTTGATTATTTCGGTGGAGGAGATACAACGTATTATTTGGGCAAAAGATTTAGGCCCTGGCAGGGGAGGTGGAATCCAAAAAAGCTTCCCAAGGGAAGCTATCTGGCGGTATCTGTTACTCTTTTGCAGGGAGGAAAAGGCCAACCAGCTTATGGCTTTGACCAACCTGTAGGATATTATCTCTGGCTTGATAAATACAAACTTATAAAAAAAATCGGCTACTCAATTTTCGTATATTATATTGATTAA
- the grpE gene encoding nucleotide exchange factor GrpE: MEGNTEEKNKREDNKKEKKLSVDEPKEKLKEFQRLAGEYLAGWKRSRADLLNYKKEEMNRISEALKYANKELILKILSVLDTFDLAEKRLPANLNNNEHIKGIFQIRNQLQDLLKNQKVEEIKVLGEKFDPNFQEVIEEVAVKPFSSEASEGRDKESGLVIEEVQKGYLLHGKILRPAKVKVSK; the protein is encoded by the coding sequence ATGGAAGGGAACACCGAAGAAAAAAATAAAAGAGAAGACAATAAAAAAGAAAAAAAATTAAGCGTTGATGAACCGAAAGAAAAATTGAAAGAATTTCAAAGACTAGCCGGTGAGTATTTGGCTGGTTGGAAGCGTTCGAGAGCCGACCTATTGAATTACAAAAAAGAGGAAATGAACAGGATTTCAGAGGCTCTAAAATATGCCAATAAGGAGTTAATCTTAAAAATATTATCAGTCTTAGACACTTTTGATTTAGCAGAAAAGAGACTACCGGCAAATTTAAATAATAACGAACATATCAAGGGAATTTTTCAAATAAGAAATCAACTGCAAGATCTTCTAAAAAATCAAAAAGTAGAAGAGATAAAGGTACTGGGGGAAAAATTTGATCCAAATTTCCAGGAAGTCATAGAAGAAGTAGCAGTAAAACCCTTCTCCTCTGAAGCTTCGGAGGGCAGGGATAAAGAATCAGGTCTTGTCATTGAGGAAGTTCAGAAAGGATATTTATTACACGGCAAAATTTTGAGGCCAGCTAAAGTGAAAGTTTCAAAATAA
- the dnaK gene encoding molecular chaperone DnaK, which yields MAKILGIDLGTTFSAMAVIESGEPKIVENKEGARTTPSVVAITKTGERLVGVVAKRQQITNPQNTIFSIKRLMGRRFSDLVIQQDKKLLPYEIREREDGGVEVRIGDKWYTPPEVSAMILQKLKHDAEEKLGEKIIDAIITCPAYFDDSQRKATKVAGEIAGFNVKRVINEPTAAALAYGLTRKKEEQIVVYDFGGGTFDISILDVGTDTVEVKATGGDTHLGGDDFDQKIMDWVVTEFKKDQGIDLSKDSLALQRIKEAAEKAKIELSTTLETEVNIPFVTSDASGPKHLYYKLTRAQLENLVKDYIEQSIDLVKKTLKESKLDVKDIDEIVLVGGQTRMPKIQQELKDFFGKEAHKGINPDEVVAIGAAAEGGILGGEIKEVLLLDVTPLSLGIETMGQISTVLIQKNTTIPTSKTQIFSTASDSQTTVEVRVLQGERSMATDNKTLGRFILDGIPSAPRGIPQIEVTFDIDADGLLNVSAKDKASGKTQSVRIEGSSGLSKEEIEKMKKEAEAHTAEDQKKRELVEVRNSADNLIYTTEKTLKESGSKMNQDLKKEIEGKIENLKKIKEGDTIEETKSKIAELSQAIQKAGAELYRQTKEEKSAPKDDGSDSETGQEPRQGRDEKKPEAEEGEYKEK from the coding sequence ATGGCAAAAATATTAGGCATTGATTTAGGAACCACTTTTTCAGCTATGGCCGTGATAGAAAGTGGAGAACCTAAAATTGTTGAAAATAAAGAAGGAGCCAGGACAACTCCTTCAGTTGTAGCTATTACTAAAACCGGCGAGAGATTAGTAGGAGTGGTAGCTAAAAGACAGCAGATTACTAATCCCCAAAACACAATTTTTTCAATAAAAAGGTTGATGGGACGACGATTTTCAGATTTAGTGATTCAGCAGGACAAAAAGCTCTTGCCTTATGAAATAAGAGAAAGAGAAGACGGGGGAGTTGAGGTAAGGATAGGAGATAAATGGTACACTCCTCCTGAAGTCTCAGCTATGATTTTGCAGAAGTTAAAGCACGATGCTGAGGAAAAATTAGGAGAGAAAATTATCGATGCTATCATTACCTGCCCTGCTTATTTCGATGATTCGCAGAGAAAAGCAACAAAAGTGGCGGGAGAAATCGCAGGATTCAACGTTAAAAGAGTGATCAACGAACCCACCGCCGCCGCTTTGGCTTATGGGTTAACAAGAAAGAAAGAAGAACAAATTGTTGTCTATGACTTTGGGGGAGGAACTTTTGATATTTCAATTTTAGACGTTGGGACAGATACGGTGGAAGTTAAGGCAACCGGCGGCGATACGCACCTGGGTGGAGATGACTTTGACCAAAAAATAATGGACTGGGTGGTAACCGAATTTAAAAAAGACCAAGGGATTGATTTATCGAAAGACTCTTTGGCTCTACAACGGATTAAAGAGGCTGCCGAGAAAGCTAAGATTGAATTATCAACAACCCTGGAAACAGAGGTCAACATTCCGTTTGTCACTTCAGACGCCTCAGGTCCTAAACATCTTTATTATAAACTAACAAGGGCTCAACTTGAGAATTTGGTCAAAGATTATATTGAACAATCCATTGATCTTGTCAAAAAAACCCTAAAAGAGTCAAAACTTGACGTTAAAGATATTGATGAAATAGTTTTAGTGGGTGGTCAAACCAGAATGCCAAAAATTCAGCAAGAGCTTAAAGATTTTTTCGGCAAAGAAGCCCATAAAGGAATTAATCCCGACGAAGTGGTAGCAATTGGAGCTGCAGCCGAAGGAGGAATTTTGGGGGGAGAAATTAAAGAAGTATTGCTTCTGGATGTTACCCCTCTTTCTTTAGGTATTGAAACCATGGGACAAATCAGTACAGTTTTAATCCAAAAAAATACAACCATTCCCACTTCTAAAACTCAAATTTTTTCTACCGCCTCCGATAGTCAAACCACAGTCGAAGTCCGTGTTTTACAAGGAGAAAGGTCAATGGCTACTGACAACAAAACCTTGGGAAGATTTATTTTAGATGGTATTCCTTCTGCTCCTCGGGGAATTCCCCAAATTGAAGTTACCTTTGATATTGATGCAGACGGTCTATTAAATGTTTCAGCTAAGGATAAAGCCAGCGGCAAAACGCAGTCAGTAAGAATTGAGGGTTCTTCCGGTCTTTCAAAAGAAGAGATAGAAAAAATGAAAAAAGAGGCAGAAGCACATACAGCCGAAGATCAGAAGAAACGAGAATTAGTAGAAGTGAGAAATTCAGCCGATAATTTAATCTACACCACAGAAAAAACCTTGAAAGAATCAGGTTCTAAGATGAATCAAGATTTAAAAAAAGAGATTGAAGGAAAAATAGAAAATTTGAAAAAAATAAAAGAGGGTGATACTATAGAGGAAACAAAAAGCAAGATCGCAGAATTATCTCAGGCTATTCAAAAGGCAGGAGCTGAATTATACCGTCAGACCAAGGAAGAGAAGTCAGCCCCAAAAGACGATGGCTCCGACTCGGAGACGGGGCAAGAGCCTCGCCAAGGGCGGGATGAGAAAAAGCCAGAAGCTGAGGAGGGGGAGTATAAAGAGAAGTAG
- the dnaJ gene encoding molecular chaperone DnaJ, producing MKDYYQILGVSRGASQDEIKKAYRKLAHKHHPDKGGDERKFKEINEAYQILSDKEKRNQYDRFDRVFEGAGVGPDFDFGNVWGRSGEGVEFDLGEMFEEFFGFTKTRGDLRKGRDIEMNLEIPLEYTLLGQEKKISLYKMLSCSRCQGSGAEPGTPVKECFSCRGAGEVQQIRRTFFGSFTKHIICPECNGEGQKPERPCNVCKGEGRIKGNDNIKVFIPAGVDSNQVIKINGKGEAGRRGAKSGNLYVRILIKPHSIFQRKGDNLYLKIPVSFSQAALGDEIEISTLEGRKILLKIPRGTESGNILRISQKGIPRFSGHGRGDLYIELSIRTPRKLTRKQKELLEKLKEEGI from the coding sequence ATGAAAGACTACTATCAAATTTTAGGTGTTTCTCGGGGCGCTTCTCAAGACGAGATTAAAAAGGCTTATCGAAAGTTGGCCCATAAACACCATCCCGACAAAGGCGGGGATGAAAGAAAGTTTAAAGAAATAAACGAAGCTTATCAGATTCTTTCTGATAAAGAAAAGAGGAATCAGTATGATAGATTTGACCGAGTCTTTGAAGGGGCTGGAGTAGGTCCAGATTTTGATTTTGGAAATGTTTGGGGCAGATCTGGAGAGGGAGTCGAGTTTGATTTAGGAGAAATGTTTGAAGAATTTTTTGGATTTACAAAGACGCGAGGAGATTTAAGAAAAGGCAGAGATATTGAGATGAATCTTGAAATTCCTTTAGAATATACTCTTTTGGGACAAGAGAAAAAAATTTCTTTATATAAAATGCTTTCCTGTTCAAGGTGTCAAGGATCAGGAGCTGAACCTGGTACGCCTGTTAAGGAGTGTTTCTCCTGTCGGGGAGCGGGTGAAGTTCAACAGATAAGAAGAACTTTTTTTGGCTCTTTCACTAAACATATTATTTGTCCTGAGTGCAATGGTGAAGGGCAAAAACCGGAAAGGCCCTGCAATGTCTGTAAAGGAGAGGGAAGAATTAAAGGAAATGATAATATTAAAGTATTTATTCCGGCTGGCGTAGATTCAAATCAGGTAATTAAAATTAACGGTAAAGGAGAAGCTGGAAGAAGAGGAGCAAAATCCGGAAATTTATATGTCAGAATTTTGATTAAACCACATTCAATCTTTCAAAGGAAAGGAGATAACCTATATCTGAAAATCCCTGTTTCTTTTTCTCAGGCCGCTCTAGGAGATGAAATTGAAATTTCTACTTTAGAAGGAAGAAAAATTTTATTAAAAATCCCACGAGGCACAGAGTCAGGAAACATTTTAAGAATTTCTCAAAAAGGAATTCCTCGTTTTTCTGGCCATGGGAGAGGTGATCTTTATATTGAGCTTAGCATTAGAACCCCAAGAAAATTAACAAGAAAGCAAAAGGAATTATTAGAAAAATTGAAAGAAGAAGGAATATAA